The following nucleotide sequence is from Paracrocinitomix mangrovi.
TAATATTGAGGTAACTGATAAAGCAGGTGAAACAAATAAAGTTGTTTGTTATCGCAAAAAAATGACTTATGAGCGTTATGATTTTGACGGTAATTTAATTGATTATGACAGAGATAGACTTTGGGTTGTGTTGAATGATGGGCGTCTGGTTGTTGGTCAGTTTTATGTTTTTGACAAGATTTTAAGAGATTTAAGGTTCTTCACGCAAGGTCAAACTCCATCTTAAGTTGGAATCCTAACATATTCAGAGATCTGGCTATCTGTTTCCTTTTTACGTTGAAAACTCTATTTTTGTATAGCTAAATCGTGCCTATGAAAGTTTACCTGGATAATGCCGCCACTACACCAATGGCTCCTCAAGTTATTGAGAGAATGACAGAGGTGATGAAAGAAAACTTTGGAAACCCATCTTCAATTCATTCATTCGGAAGAAATGCAAAAGCTGTTATAGAAATAGCGAGAAGAGAAGTAGCAAAGCTGATAAATGCAGAGCCAAAGGAAATTATTTTTACCTCAGGTGGAACAGAGGCCGATAATATGGCAATCACTTCGGCGGTTAAGGATTTAGGTGTTACAAGAGTAATCTCTTCCAAAATTGAACATCACGCCGTTGGTCATACAATTGACTGTTTAGATGAAGAAGTAACAGTAGAGTGGGTCAAATTAAGCGATAAAGGAGCTGTTGATTTAGCTGACTTAGAAAGATTGTTATCGTCAAACGAAAAGACTTTGGTTTCATTGATGCACGCTAACAATGAAATTGGTACGTTGTTGGACATTAAAAAAGTATCCGAAATCTGTAAAAAGCATGGAGCGTATTTTCATTCAGATACTGTGCAAACCATGGGACATTACAAAATTGATGTGAAAGACATAGGTGCTGATTATATCACATGTGCAGCACATAAATTTCACGGACCTAAAGGTGTTGGATTTTTATATGTCAATAAAAATATAGCTGTTTCTCCAATAATTCAAGGAGGAGCCCAAGAAAGAGGTTTAAGGGGTGGAACAGAGAATTTAATCGGTATCGCCGGTTTAGCTGAAGCCTTGAAATTAGCCAATGAAGATATTCAAGGGCACATTGATCATGTGCAAGGTTTGAAGTCTTACATGATGGATGAATTGAAAAATCGCATTTCAGATGTTGAATTCCACGGAGAAACAGATCCGGATAAAAGTTTGTACACTGTTTTAAATGTCTGTTTTCCTGATTTTGAAAACAAATCAATGCTATTATTTTTGTTAGATATTGATGGTGTTGCCTGTTCAGGTGGATCGGCATGTACTTCTGGGTCAAATACAGGTTCTCACGTACTTAGAGGTATAAATGCAGATACAAATCGCCCAAATGCAAGATTTTCTTTCAGCAGATTTACAACTAAAGAAGAAGTTGATTATGCCCTGAGTATCATAGAGAAAGTGGTAGTTAAGGCTGCAGTAAAATCTTAGAAATCACCCTAAATAGTGTTATATATTCATTAAGCTTCTAGTAAATCTATTGCATTACTAGATTATATGTCGTAAATTTAGCCGTCTCAGAAAAACGACATGAAAAACACATTGCTACTACTTTGCTTGACAATAGCTCAATTGTCTATTGCTCAAGAATTTATTGAAGAATCTGCCAAGTCGGCTACCTATAATCAAAACGGAGATCCTATTACTAATGTCATGGATGCTGATGGAATGCGTCAGGGCAACTGGTATTTTGTTAATGATCTAAATCAAGATGTGGTGTTGAAAAAGTACACTAATAATTCTTGTGATGAAACCTCATTTTATATCAATAACAATTGGGTAAATGCTCAAGATTATCAAAGCAATGCAGTGCAAACTGATGCTTTGAAAAATGAGTTGAATGCCAATAATATTAATTTACAAGCTGATCAACAATTGCTGGTCGTTATTGAAAACGGACAAGCGCAACTTTTAAGTGTGTTGGGCAATTGGGCGGCCAATGATAAGTCTGCTGCCATTCAAATTGTGAACGATTTCATCAGTCAAAACACTAGCAGTTTAACTGGTAAAATATTGCTACTACTTTAATCTATTATGATGCCGAAAAAAATACTTCTTGCCTTTTTACTTTTGGTAAGCCTTGGAACTACCGCACAAAATCTTGTGTTAAACCCAAGTTTTGAAACTGTAAATACAGGAGCTTTACAATGCTCATGGTACACCTCACAAGCTCAGTTTAATAATGCCATTTCAAATTGGACTTGCCCAACAGGTGGATCAACAGATATTTTTAACACAGCTTTAGCTACTACATGCTATTGTAGTCCTTTTTCAACAAATGCTGCTAATCCTGGTCAACAGGCTCCGCACTCTGGTAATGGATATGTAAACATTGTTACTTATGGTAACGGTGGATGTACTCCATGGAGAGAATATGTGCAAGGAACTCTTTCTACTCCTTTAGTTGCAGGAAACACCTATGAAGTTTCATTTTGGGTGTCTTTAGCAGATAAAATGTCTGTTGGAACCAATAATATTGGAGTTAAATTTGAAGTAGGTGCTTATAATCAAGGAAGCAATTGCCCTTATTATACTACTCCTGAGCTGAATTATACAGGTCCAATCATCCTGGATAAAGCCAACTGGACGCAAATTACATTTTGTTATACACCAACTGTTTCAGGACAAGATCATTTTATTATCGGAAACTTTTTTAATGATGGTGCTACCGCAACAGCTGCGGCAGGTGGTGTTACTACTGGAAATACAATCAGATATTATGTTGATGATGTTGTAATTCAGGAATTGGTTTTAACAGGTGGTGATCCGGGAACTAATGGTACAGCTTCTGTTTGTCCTTCTGATCCTGCATTTAACTTGTTTGATATGCTTGGTGGTACTCCGGATGCAGGAGGAACATGGACTGGTCCCTCAGCCCTTACAGGAGGAAGTTTAGGAACTTTTACTCCCGGTGTTAATACTCCGGGTGTGTATACATATTCGGTTACCGGTACCGGTGCATGTGTAGCAGGTACACCGGCTACTGCAACTGTTACGGTTTCTGCAGGAAGTGCTGATGCTACGATAACACCAGCTGGTCCATTTTGTGATAATGCTGCGGCTGTAACTTTAACAGCTGTTGATCCGGGAGGAACCTGGAGTGGAACAGGTATTACCAACGCTACAACTGGAACTTTTGATCCTGCTGTTGCTGGTCCTGGAACTCATACAATTACTTATACCATATCTGGAGCTTGTTCAGATGTCGATACTGAAACTATAACTGTAAATGCCAGTGCAGATGCTACAATCACTGCAGTAGGACCTTTCTGTCAAACAGATGCTGCAATTACATTGTCTGCAGTTGATGGAGGCGGAACCTGGAGTGGAACAGGGATCACTAATGCAACAACAGGTACATTCGATCCAGCGGTTGCTGGTCCTGGGACACATACAATTACTTACACGATTGGTGGAACTTGCGGAGATGTGCAAACAACTTCTATTGTTATTAATGCCTTAGCAAATGCTACCATTACGGCAGTAGGACCTTTCTGTGATACTGATCCTGCTATTACATTGAATGCTGTAGATGCAGGCGGAACCTGGAGTGGAACCGGAATTACAAATACTACAACTGGAGCATTTGATCCAGCTGTTGCCGGAGCAGGAACCCACACAATTACTTATACAATTGCAGGATCATGCGGAGATGTTCAAACAACAGATATTGTTGTTAACAATGTAGCAGATGCTACCATTACGGCTGTTGGTCCTTTCTGTGATGTAGATGCGGCAGTAACGCTTTCTGCAGTTGATGCAGGAGGAACCTGGACAGGAACCGGAATTACTAATGGTGCTACAGGAATATTTGATCCAGCAGTTGCCGGAGCAGGAACGCATACAATTACTTACACCATTGCTGGTGCGTGTGGGGATGTTCAAACTACAGATATTGTTGTAAATCCTCAAATGGATGCAACGATTGCTGCTGTTGGTCCTTTCTGTGATAATGATGCTGCCCTAGTGTTAGCTGGGGCTGATCCGGGAGGAACTTGGTCTGGAACCGGAATCACAAATGCCGCTAATGGAGATTTTGATCCAGCAGTAGCCGGAGCAGGAACCCACACAATTACTTACACAATTGTTGCAGCTTGTGGAGATGTTCAGACTACTGATATTGTAGTAAATGCCTTGGCTGATGCTACAATTACTGCTGCAGGTCCTTTCTGTGAAAATGAGTTAGCTGTGAACTTATCTGCTGTAGATGTAGGTGGAACATGGAGTGGAACAGGAATTACAGATGCGGCCCTTGGAACATTTGATCCTGCTACAGCTGGCGTTGGAACGCACACTATTACTTACACAATTGCAGGTGCTTGTGGAGCTACAGATACTGAAGATATTATAGTTAATCAATTAGATGATCCTACCATTAATCCTGCCGGTCCTTTTTGCTTAAATAACAATGTTGAAGTGATTACAGCGGTTACTGCAGGTGGTACATGGAGTGGAACTGGAATTACAGATGCAACTTTAGGAGAATTCATGCCTATGACTGCGGGTGAAGGTACACATACCGTAACCTACACAACAGGTGGAATTTGTCCAAATACGGGAACTGTTGATGTGGTTGTATTAGGTCCTTTATCCGTTACGGCATTGCAAAACGCTACTATCTGTGAAGGAGAAAGTGCTGATTTAAGTGCTACCGGAAATGGTGGTGATGGAAATATCACAATTACTTGGACAGATGATCAGGGAAACAATTTGGGAACTAATGCTAACATAACCGTTTCACCAATGGTGACAACTACCTATACAGCTACAGTTACTGACGGATGTAATACTGTTCCTGTCAGTGATCAGGTAACAGTTACAGTTAATCCAATGCCTGTTATCAACTTTACACCAGATAAGTTTGCGGGTTGTGTTCCGTTAACAGTTAATTTCACTAATAACTCAGTTCCTGCTGGAACAAATTGTACTTGGGATTTTGGAGATGGAGATATGGTCAATGATTGTGGTGTTGTTTCAAATATTTATAATTCAGCAGGATGTTATGATGTTACCTTAACAGTAACAGAAAACAACTGTACAAGTACAGCTACAATGGTAGATTTGATTTGTGTTTACGATTATGCTGAAGCAGAATTCGCATTAGATCCGGGAGAAGTGGATGTAGAAAACACGCTTGTGGAATTTGATAATTCTTCAGTAAATGCTACTGAATATTTGTGGACATTTGGTGATGGTGATTCTTCAACAGTAGAAAATCCTGTTCATGTATTTCCAGCGGAGATAGGAGTTTATCAGGTTTGCTTAAAAGCTATGAATGCAGGTGGATGTAATGATTCAACTTGTCAAAGTGTGATTGTTACAGAAGAGTTATTATTCTACGTACCTAATGTATTTACACCGGATGGAGATAATTTTAATGAGACATTTTTACCGGTATTTACCCAAGGTTTTGATATCTATGATTTCCACTTCACCATTTTCAATAGGTGGGGAGAAATTATATGGGAGTCATATAATTCAACAGTTGGATGGAATGGCCACTATGGACAAGGAGGCTTAGTAGAAGATGGTGTTTATGTGTGGCAAGTTGAATTCAAATCAAATCAGTCAGACGAAAAAATTAAAAAACGCGGTCATGTTTCCGTGTTGAAGTAAAATACGTGACCTCAATCTATGATAGGGAAGCCAAATTTGGTTTCCCTTTTTTTTTGGTTTTTTCGCAAATATTGTTATATTATATATATGTCGATTTGATTCTTTTGGTGGTAATCGCCAAAGACTTTCTTTTATCATTTTACAATTGTAAATGAACATCTAGCTCAAATCAACTGTTCTTTAAAAAGAACTTCATAATTAATCATTAATAAGCTTTAATAAAATATGTTAGACATTATAGTTGACAAGTTAGAATCGTGGTGGACATCTCTGGTTGATCTTTTGCCCAATTTTATATTGGCATTGGTCGTTTTAGTATTATTCATAATTGCTGCCAGATACATCAAAAAAGGTTTAACAAAGTTATTTTCTAAAACATACAGTAATAAAGAGTTGTCTAAAATCCTGACTAAAATAGGATACATTGCAGTAATTGCTACAGGAACCATGGTAGCGCTATCAATATTGCATTTAGATAAAGCAGTTACCTCTGTTTTAGCCGGGGCAGGTATTGTAGGTTTGGCCTTAAGTTTTGCTTTTCAAGATTTAGCTGCAAATCTTATTTCAGGCTTTTTTATGGCCGCAAAAAGACCATTTGAAGTAGGAGATGTAATTGAGATAAAAGATCATTTAGGAACCGTTAAAGACATCCAATTGCGAAGTACAATTGTAGAAACTTTTGATGGTAATGAAGTGAGGATACCAAATAGGATCTTATTTGAAAATCCGCTAACAAACTATTATGAAACCAAAACAAGGATGATCCAACTTAAAGTAGGTGTTTCCTATGCAGATGATTTAGAAAAGGTAGAAGAGGTGGCCAAAAGTGCAATCACCTCTCTAGATGGATTAGTTGAAAGTGAAGAAGTAAAGCTAATTTATACCGGCTTTGATGATAGTTCAATCAACTTAGAAATTAGATACTGGGTGCCTTATGATAATTACTTTCAGTACCTAGAAGGTATTAGTAAAGGAATTAAAGCGATTAAAAAGGCATTTGATAAAAATGATATTTCTATTCCTTTTCCAATCAGAACTCTCAATTTTGGAATTAAAGGAGGAGAGAGTCTGGAAGAGCAATACCTGGATATGTATGAAAAGTTAGATAAATAAAAAGGCTATTCAATTGTGTAATGAGGATTGTCTTCTATGTCATCTAATATATCCTGATCACCTTCTTTGTATTCTGGTTCATCCTCTTCAGTAAAATCTGGATTGGGTTGCGGTTTGAATAATAATTTGAAAAGTAAAATGCCTATCGCAACTATCCCAATAGCAACAAGTCCTATTAGTTCACTCCTTTGTTTATTGTCATACAGCTGATAGTGCTCACTTAAATTAGCCACCAACTTGTTGACAATAGTAAACAAGAAGAAAAAGAATGCAAAAAAGATGGTAAAATGACGTTGAGGGATTAAAAGTAGATAAAGAGAATACAATGCAGTTTGAATGAAGAATTCTGAGATTGCTACCAAAATAACTGCAAATAAAAAAGGTGATAAATGCACTGAGTTTAATTCTATTGGCAGTATAAAGTAAATTCCAAATCCAACAAAAGCCAATATAAAACCAATCAGCATTTTTTGTATTTGAGACATGTGTTTTGAGCTCCAAACAAAAAAGAAAACTATGCCTAAAATGAAAATGATAACTGAATTGAGCATCATTGAACTCCAAAGGTTGTTAGACTCGATTTGAATGGAGTCTTTTAAATAGTGCTCCTGTAGATTTAAAAATCCTCCAAACAATTCATATACTCCCCAATACACGAATGACGCAATAATGGTAATTGCTAAAATTGAAACAGTGGTTCCGTCTTTATATCTGCTGGGTGAATTTTTTGTGTTGGGAATATTATTGACAAAAAAGAGAGGAACAAGTGATAGCACTAATATGATTGCAATAATTATAAAGGAGATTTTGTAATCAAAAGAATCATAGATCACAAAAGCACTTAAAAAAGCTCCTAAATTGACGCCAACATAAAACAATATGACAATGGGAGAAACAAGGCGCTTTTTCTTGTAATAATACCTGGATAGCATTGCAAAATTGTTCGGTGAATAAATCCCTGCACCAAGTCCGAAAAGAATAAGACCCGTTTGTGCCGTTTCAACATTACTAATGGACAACAATAAAAGCGCTAAAATTTGTAGACCACCACCTATAAAACAACTTATTTTATTTCCTACAAGGTAATCTCCAAGAACACCTCCTATCAACATTGAAGCGTATACCACCAGGCTTAATTGTCCATAAAATTCAAGTGCTTCTTCCCTTGGTATTTCTATGTCTATCAAAAAGAAGATGATGAAACTTCTGGTTCCATAATAGGCCATTCTTTCCAGCATTTTGGAAAGGATAATTAAAAATGCTTCTTTTGGATGTGAGAGTGAAGTTGTGGACATGGCTTTGGGTTTGAGATACTAAAATAGAAAACTTAAAAGCAGACTATCTTTTTCTTATCATTTGATAAATCAAAATTATCCAACTGATAATCATTAAACTGCCACCAACCGGTACAATTGCACTGCAAATTTTAAGGGCAGCTTCATGTTCTTTAAAACTGAGCACATAAAGTAATCCTGCGAAAATAATGACACCAATCAAGGCTAAGTTGAAAAACCATTTTAGTGAAAATTGGAACTTATCTGCAGATAAACCAATAGCTAAAAGTGCCAATCCAGTGTACATTTGGTACTTAACGCCTTTTTCAAAAATGATGATCCCTTCTTCGTTGATTATTTTCTTTAATCCATGAGCAGCAAAGGCGCCAAGAATAATACTCAAACAGATGAGTATTGCAGCAGTGATAACTATTTTTTTATTCATAAAAAATCCCGACTTCATCATTAGAGACCAAGTCGGGATAAAGTTAATCATTCAATTAATTAATGTGTATTGATGTATTTTTCTAATTCTTCTTTATCGTCAGAAAAAGTTAAAATCTCCATCAATTGATAGTAATCGCTTTTGTTCCAACATCTGTTATAAGCTGTTTTCAAAAAACTCAATTTTACATCAGAAAAAGTAATTTCGTTTGCCACAGTTTTAATTTGAGCAACAGACATGCACTTGTTTTTTGCAGCAGCATTGGCTACTCTTTCTTGGTCATCAGAAAATGATTCGTTTTTTACTAATTCAGCTAAAGCTTTTGCTTCATCATCAGTAAATGAGCAATCTTCAAGGGTAACTGTCAAATCTTCGTCTGCAAAGATGTTACCTTCATTAGAAGTGTTGTTTGTTGTTGTACCACTTGTGGTAGTCTCTTCGTAATAAGTAGTTGTTGTTGTACCTCCATTAGTTGTAGTGGTGCTTTCTTCGTAATAAGTAGAAGAATTTCCGTTTGATGAAGAGGTTGTAGTTGTTGAAGTAGTAGTTGATGAAGAACTGCTTGATGATGTTGTGTT
It contains:
- a CDS encoding PKD domain-containing protein, with protein sequence MPKKILLAFLLLVSLGTTAQNLVLNPSFETVNTGALQCSWYTSQAQFNNAISNWTCPTGGSTDIFNTALATTCYCSPFSTNAANPGQQAPHSGNGYVNIVTYGNGGCTPWREYVQGTLSTPLVAGNTYEVSFWVSLADKMSVGTNNIGVKFEVGAYNQGSNCPYYTTPELNYTGPIILDKANWTQITFCYTPTVSGQDHFIIGNFFNDGATATAAAGGVTTGNTIRYYVDDVVIQELVLTGGDPGTNGTASVCPSDPAFNLFDMLGGTPDAGGTWTGPSALTGGSLGTFTPGVNTPGVYTYSVTGTGACVAGTPATATVTVSAGSADATITPAGPFCDNAAAVTLTAVDPGGTWSGTGITNATTGTFDPAVAGPGTHTITYTISGACSDVDTETITVNASADATITAVGPFCQTDAAITLSAVDGGGTWSGTGITNATTGTFDPAVAGPGTHTITYTIGGTCGDVQTTSIVINALANATITAVGPFCDTDPAITLNAVDAGGTWSGTGITNTTTGAFDPAVAGAGTHTITYTIAGSCGDVQTTDIVVNNVADATITAVGPFCDVDAAVTLSAVDAGGTWTGTGITNGATGIFDPAVAGAGTHTITYTIAGACGDVQTTDIVVNPQMDATIAAVGPFCDNDAALVLAGADPGGTWSGTGITNAANGDFDPAVAGAGTHTITYTIVAACGDVQTTDIVVNALADATITAAGPFCENELAVNLSAVDVGGTWSGTGITDAALGTFDPATAGVGTHTITYTIAGACGATDTEDIIVNQLDDPTINPAGPFCLNNNVEVITAVTAGGTWSGTGITDATLGEFMPMTAGEGTHTVTYTTGGICPNTGTVDVVVLGPLSVTALQNATICEGESADLSATGNGGDGNITITWTDDQGNNLGTNANITVSPMVTTTYTATVTDGCNTVPVSDQVTVTVNPMPVINFTPDKFAGCVPLTVNFTNNSVPAGTNCTWDFGDGDMVNDCGVVSNIYNSAGCYDVTLTVTENNCTSTATMVDLICVYDYAEAEFALDPGEVDVENTLVEFDNSSVNATEYLWTFGDGDSSTVENPVHVFPAEIGVYQVCLKAMNAGGCNDSTCQSVIVTEELLFYVPNVFTPDGDNFNETFLPVFTQGFDIYDFHFTIFNRWGEIIWESYNSTVGWNGHYGQGGLVEDGVYVWQVEFKSNQSDEKIKKRGHVSVLK
- a CDS encoding cysteine desulfurase family protein — its product is MKVYLDNAATTPMAPQVIERMTEVMKENFGNPSSIHSFGRNAKAVIEIARREVAKLINAEPKEIIFTSGGTEADNMAITSAVKDLGVTRVISSKIEHHAVGHTIDCLDEEVTVEWVKLSDKGAVDLADLERLLSSNEKTLVSLMHANNEIGTLLDIKKVSEICKKHGAYFHSDTVQTMGHYKIDVKDIGADYITCAAHKFHGPKGVGFLYVNKNIAVSPIIQGGAQERGLRGGTENLIGIAGLAEALKLANEDIQGHIDHVQGLKSYMMDELKNRISDVEFHGETDPDKSLYTVLNVCFPDFENKSMLLFLLDIDGVACSGGSACTSGSNTGSHVLRGINADTNRPNARFSFSRFTTKEEVDYALSIIEKVVVKAAVKS
- a CDS encoding mechanosensitive ion channel family protein, yielding MLDIIVDKLESWWTSLVDLLPNFILALVVLVLFIIAARYIKKGLTKLFSKTYSNKELSKILTKIGYIAVIATGTMVALSILHLDKAVTSVLAGAGIVGLALSFAFQDLAANLISGFFMAAKRPFEVGDVIEIKDHLGTVKDIQLRSTIVETFDGNEVRIPNRILFENPLTNYYETKTRMIQLKVGVSYADDLEKVEEVAKSAITSLDGLVESEEVKLIYTGFDDSSINLEIRYWVPYDNYFQYLEGISKGIKAIKKAFDKNDISIPFPIRTLNFGIKGGESLEEQYLDMYEKLDK
- a CDS encoding DUF423 domain-containing protein, whose translation is MNKKIVITAAILICLSIILGAFAAHGLKKIINEEGIIIFEKGVKYQMYTGLALLAIGLSADKFQFSLKWFFNLALIGVIIFAGLLYVLSFKEHEAALKICSAIVPVGGSLMIISWIILIYQMIRKR
- a CDS encoding MFS transporter — its product is MSTTSLSHPKEAFLIILSKMLERMAYYGTRSFIIFFLIDIEIPREEALEFYGQLSLVVYASMLIGGVLGDYLVGNKISCFIGGGLQILALLLLSISNVETAQTGLILFGLGAGIYSPNNFAMLSRYYYKKKRLVSPIVILFYVGVNLGAFLSAFVIYDSFDYKISFIIIAIILVLSLVPLFFVNNIPNTKNSPSRYKDGTTVSILAITIIASFVYWGVYELFGGFLNLQEHYLKDSIQIESNNLWSSMMLNSVIIFILGIVFFFVWSSKHMSQIQKMLIGFILAFVGFGIYFILPIELNSVHLSPFLFAVILVAISEFFIQTALYSLYLLLIPQRHFTIFFAFFFFLFTIVNKLVANLSEHYQLYDNKQRSELIGLVAIGIVAIGILLFKLLFKPQPNPDFTEEDEPEYKEGDQDILDDIEDNPHYTIE